In Alosa sapidissima isolate fAloSap1 chromosome 11, fAloSap1.pri, whole genome shotgun sequence, a single window of DNA contains:
- the ppp1r32 gene encoding protein phosphatase 1 regulatory subunit 32 isoform X2 codes for MGVLIEPVRPLAGSVGKELLTRTDLNHYCTSYTQSHGRTDKWVRLGHHYGTGYSSNLRPAVYYTPNLDKEDNPQLGLSLLDPLSQTRRDFLPIQRPTRDQPVLRPAGRERESGYLQHRFLPPTVPMCLQTEYKGCFIPHRPPPSVQREHRLVGKKEESGFTAGEILQPNTFLPHYYPMDCARKMGRSIMKANFLPKVFLQASLLPHPGKGQKQRSIHHTGRFSGRMSSSGSSGFTHNAANLKTNTHPPPEAAEYFTHYHKTFCDVTAAEKLRSGWTRGGIHKNRASGYAGRDTDRFNLSG; via the exons aTGGGTGTGTTGATTGAGCCAGTGAGACCCCTAGCTGGGTCTGTGGGAAAGGAGCTGCTGACCAGGACTGACCTCAACCACTACTGCACCTCTTACACGCAATCACACg GCAGGACAGACAAATGGGTTCGCTTAGGTCATCACTATGGGACAGGCTACTCCTCCAACCTGCGGCCAGCTGTCTACTACACTCCCAACCTGGATAAGGAGGACAACCCTCAGCTCGG GCTGTCGTTGTTGGACCCCCTGTCCCAAACACGGCGAGACTTCCTGCCCATTCAGAGACCCACCAGAGACCAGCCTGTTCTCAGGCCTGCTGgacgcgagagagagagtggatacCTGCAGCATCGCTTCTTACCTCCAACa gttccGATGTGTCTCCAAACGGAGTATAAAGGCTGTTTCATACCTCATCGACCACCACCCTCAG tgcaacGGGAGCATCGTTTAGTGGGGAAGAAGGAGGAGAGCGGCTTCACTGCGGGAGAGATTCTACAGCCCAACACCTTCCTACCGCATTACTACCCaatg GACTGTGCTCGGAAGATGGGCAGGAGCATCATGAAGGCCAACTTTCTGCCCAAAGTCTTCCTGCAG GCATCTCTGTTGCCTCATCCTGGGAAAGGTCAGAAGCAGAGGTCAATCCATCACACTGGCCGCTTCAGTGGAAGGATG TCTTCATCAGGCTCCTCTGGTTTCACCCACAACGCTGCCAACCTGaaaaccaacacacaccccccacctgAGGCTGCAGAGTACTTCACCCACTACCacaagac GTTCTGTGATGTGACAGCTGCAGAGAAACTGAGGTCAGGCTGGACCAGAGGGGGCATTCACAAGAACAGAGCTAGCGGCTACGCAGGGCGAGACACAGAcag GTTCAACCTGAGCGGATAG
- the ppp1r32 gene encoding protein phosphatase 1 regulatory subunit 32 isoform X1 has translation MGVLIEPVRPLAGSVGKELLTRTDLNHYCTSYTQSHGRTDKWVRLGHHYGTGYSSNLRPAVYYTPNLDKEDNPQLGLEDTFCVLSLLDPLSQTRRDFLPIQRPTRDQPVLRPAGRERESGYLQHRFLPPTVPMCLQTEYKGCFIPHRPPPSVQREHRLVGKKEESGFTAGEILQPNTFLPHYYPMDCARKMGRSIMKANFLPKVFLQASLLPHPGKGQKQRSIHHTGRFSGRMSSSGSSGFTHNAANLKTNTHPPPEAAEYFTHYHKTFCDVTAAEKLRSGWTRGGIHKNRASGYAGRDTDRFNLSG, from the exons aTGGGTGTGTTGATTGAGCCAGTGAGACCCCTAGCTGGGTCTGTGGGAAAGGAGCTGCTGACCAGGACTGACCTCAACCACTACTGCACCTCTTACACGCAATCACACg GCAGGACAGACAAATGGGTTCGCTTAGGTCATCACTATGGGACAGGCTACTCCTCCAACCTGCGGCCAGCTGTCTACTACACTCCCAACCTGGATAAGGAGGACAACCCTCAGCTCGGGTTGGAGgacacattctgtgt GCTGTCGTTGTTGGACCCCCTGTCCCAAACACGGCGAGACTTCCTGCCCATTCAGAGACCCACCAGAGACCAGCCTGTTCTCAGGCCTGCTGgacgcgagagagagagtggatacCTGCAGCATCGCTTCTTACCTCCAACa gttccGATGTGTCTCCAAACGGAGTATAAAGGCTGTTTCATACCTCATCGACCACCACCCTCAG tgcaacGGGAGCATCGTTTAGTGGGGAAGAAGGAGGAGAGCGGCTTCACTGCGGGAGAGATTCTACAGCCCAACACCTTCCTACCGCATTACTACCCaatg GACTGTGCTCGGAAGATGGGCAGGAGCATCATGAAGGCCAACTTTCTGCCCAAAGTCTTCCTGCAG GCATCTCTGTTGCCTCATCCTGGGAAAGGTCAGAAGCAGAGGTCAATCCATCACACTGGCCGCTTCAGTGGAAGGATG TCTTCATCAGGCTCCTCTGGTTTCACCCACAACGCTGCCAACCTGaaaaccaacacacaccccccacctgAGGCTGCAGAGTACTTCACCCACTACCacaagac GTTCTGTGATGTGACAGCTGCAGAGAAACTGAGGTCAGGCTGGACCAGAGGGGGCATTCACAAGAACAGAGCTAGCGGCTACGCAGGGCGAGACACAGAcag GTTCAACCTGAGCGGATAG